The Parashewanella spongiae genome has a window encoding:
- a CDS encoding efflux RND transporter permease subunit — protein MNIAEFSIRNKVLCAIAIIVTLLAGWNAFKNMVRLEDPEFIIRQAQVITYYPGATPKQVAEEVTDPLETAIQQLAEVKEITSVSSNGKSEISVEIKYEASKSKNQLQTVWTKLRNKVNDARRSLPPGASDSIVADDFGDLFGMYYFVTGEDYSIAQLRTYAKSFRDELLQVPGIARVQLAGESSPAIYVAFSREKMQALGVSVSQIYQSLQQRNIVVDAGNTRVGDLRMSITPTGGIDSIQDLNNTLISTSDKGNLIHLSDIATVTHGEKQPDSTIMYFNGKRAIAIGVSAVSGENVVKLGKRVEAKVAESVSARPLGMQVEQFYQQGQEVEASINNFVENVIAALAIVVITLLIFMGMRPAIVIGAILLLTIAATLAVMNISGIPMHRISLGALIIALGMMVDNAIVVTEGMLIGINKGENKLAVAKRIIKQTIWPLLGGTLVGCVAFAPIGFAPGSTAEFTGSLFWVIFISLIFSWVFAITLTPLFCHDLFKQPKTASGEYTDSALSVKYKAFVRNAIQHRWKVISLTVALFVASVYGFNFVKSGFFPASTTPQIVVDFWMPEGTDIKTTQDRMKKLETYLQKLEHVNTVETSVGAGGLRYMLVYPPQSPNSSYGQALVIVDDYKNIDAMLGKIQQHIDNEFPAAQAKVWRFQLGPVGGSKIQVEFSGPNPSVLRDLADQAKAIMHHDGGAISIKDNWRQQVAAIEPIFNEAKARQAGVTRQDIAQALKQTYSGRDIGVYRDGNTLVPIIAIAPHDEQVDLADIGQVQVLSSSGAVVSLDSVVSGFKTVWRDNLMRRENRSWMIKAEADPLPGELASDLRNRLVPQMDKIQLPNGYKMEWGGEYKDSKDSQDDLASTLPLGLGTMVIIVFLLFGTVKQPVLIWCVVPLALIGVVVGLLSTGIPMEFMGILGLLSLSGLLVKNAIVLVDQIDLEIKEGKPRLDAIVDAATSRVRPVTMGALTTVLGIIPLFFDAFFKSMSVVLGFGLTFATLLTLIVMPVLYSVFFKVGNDERKTAM, from the coding sequence ATGAATATTGCAGAATTTTCAATTCGCAATAAAGTCCTTTGCGCTATTGCGATTATCGTAACGCTTCTTGCTGGTTGGAATGCATTTAAGAATATGGTTCGACTTGAAGACCCTGAGTTTATTATTCGTCAGGCTCAAGTAATTACCTACTACCCTGGAGCAACACCTAAGCAAGTCGCTGAAGAAGTTACTGACCCACTTGAAACAGCCATTCAGCAGCTTGCCGAAGTGAAAGAAATTACTTCAGTTTCCAGTAACGGTAAGTCTGAGATCAGCGTTGAAATTAAGTACGAAGCCTCAAAGAGCAAAAACCAGTTGCAAACCGTTTGGACAAAACTAAGAAACAAAGTTAACGACGCTAGACGTTCACTACCACCTGGTGCCAGTGACTCCATCGTCGCTGATGACTTTGGTGATTTGTTTGGTATGTATTACTTTGTTACTGGTGAGGACTATAGTATTGCTCAACTTCGTACTTATGCTAAGTCTTTTAGAGACGAACTGCTTCAAGTACCTGGAATAGCTAGAGTTCAGCTTGCGGGCGAATCAAGCCCTGCTATCTATGTCGCTTTCTCTCGTGAAAAAATGCAAGCATTGGGTGTTTCTGTTAGTCAGATCTATCAAAGCCTACAGCAACGTAACATTGTCGTTGATGCAGGTAATACCCGTGTCGGCGATTTAAGAATGTCAATTACTCCAACTGGTGGCATTGATTCAATTCAAGATTTGAACAACACCCTGATCAGCACATCTGATAAAGGTAATTTGATTCACTTAAGCGACATTGCCACGGTTACTCATGGTGAAAAACAACCAGATAGCACTATCATGTATTTCAATGGCAAGCGTGCTATTGCTATTGGTGTATCTGCGGTAAGCGGTGAAAACGTTGTTAAATTAGGTAAACGTGTAGAAGCTAAAGTTGCTGAATCTGTAAGTGCTCGTCCTCTTGGTATGCAAGTGGAACAGTTCTATCAACAAGGGCAAGAGGTAGAAGCTTCAATCAATAACTTCGTTGAGAACGTAATTGCTGCATTAGCTATTGTAGTCATCACCCTGCTTATCTTTATGGGCATGCGTCCGGCAATCGTAATTGGTGCTATTCTATTGCTTACCATTGCCGCCACACTTGCTGTGATGAACATTTCTGGTATTCCAATGCACCGCATCTCATTAGGCGCATTGATTATCGCACTGGGTATGATGGTAGACAACGCCATTGTTGTTACTGAAGGCATGCTAATAGGTATTAACAAAGGTGAAAACAAACTCGCTGTTGCTAAACGCATTATTAAACAGACGATTTGGCCGTTATTAGGCGGAACACTTGTTGGTTGTGTTGCTTTTGCGCCTATTGGTTTTGCTCCGGGTAGTACAGCCGAATTCACAGGCAGTTTATTCTGGGTGATTTTCATTTCACTGATTTTCAGTTGGGTGTTTGCTATTACTTTGACACCATTATTCTGTCATGACCTATTTAAACAGCCTAAGACAGCATCAGGTGAATACACTGATAGTGCTCTGAGCGTTAAATACAAAGCGTTCGTTCGCAATGCAATTCAGCATCGCTGGAAAGTAATTTCACTTACTGTAGCCTTATTTGTAGCTTCTGTTTATGGATTCAATTTTGTTAAAAGTGGTTTCTTCCCTGCGTCTACTACACCGCAGATTGTGGTTGACTTCTGGATGCCAGAAGGAACAGATATTAAAACCACACAAGACAGGATGAAGAAGCTGGAAACTTATCTGCAAAAGCTTGAGCATGTAAATACTGTTGAAACTTCTGTTGGCGCAGGTGGCTTGAGGTATATGCTGGTTTATCCACCACAGTCTCCAAACAGCTCATACGGGCAGGCACTTGTTATTGTTGATGATTACAAAAACATTGATGCCATGCTCGGCAAAATCCAACAACATATTGATAATGAGTTTCCTGCTGCACAAGCTAAAGTTTGGCGCTTCCAATTAGGCCCAGTTGGTGGTTCTAAGATTCAAGTTGAATTCTCAGGTCCAAATCCATCAGTACTTAGAGACTTAGCCGATCAAGCTAAAGCAATCATGCATCATGATGGGGGTGCGATTTCCATTAAAGATAACTGGCGTCAGCAAGTTGCAGCCATTGAGCCTATTTTCAATGAAGCAAAAGCCAGACAAGCGGGTGTGACTCGACAAGATATCGCTCAAGCGCTTAAACAAACTTATAGCGGCCGTGATATTGGTGTGTACCGTGATGGAAATACTTTGGTGCCAATCATTGCTATCGCACCACACGATGAGCAGGTTGATCTAGCCGATATTGGTCAAGTGCAGGTATTAAGTAGCAGTGGCGCAGTAGTCAGTCTTGATTCGGTAGTGAGCGGATTTAAAACGGTATGGCGTGATAACTTAATGCGCCGTGAAAATCGCAGCTGGATGATTAAAGCAGAGGCCGATCCACTTCCTGGTGAACTTGCTTCTGACTTACGAAATCGCCTTGTACCACAAATGGATAAAATCCAACTTCCTAATGGTTACAAAATGGAATGGGGTGGCGAATACAAAGATTCTAAAGATTCACAAGATGACTTAGCCAGTACCTTACCTCTTGGTTTGGGAACCATGGTAATTATCGTGTTCTTGCTGTTTGGAACGGTTAAACAACCAGTACTGATTTGGTGTGTTGTTCCACTTGCGTTAATTGGTGTTGTAGTCGGTCTTTTATCTACTGGTATTCCTATGGAATTTATGGGGATTTTAGGTCTACTTTCTTTATCTGGCCTTTTGGTCAAGAATGCCATCGTCTTGGTTGATCAAATTGATTTAGAGATTAAAGAAGGAAAACCGAGACTTGATGCAATTGTTGATGCGGCCACAAGCCGTGTTCGCCCGGTAACCATGGGCGCTCTCACTACAGTATTAGGCATTATTCCACTGTTCTTTGATGCGTTCTTTAAATCAATGTCAGTCGTACTAGGTTTTGGTTTAACCTTTGCGACATTATTGACTCTGATTGTTATGCCAGTGCTTTACAGTGTTTTCTTTAAAGTTGGTAATGATGAGCGTAAAACAGCTATGTAG
- a CDS encoding IS1 family transposase (programmed frameshift) has protein sequence MRHSVDVQCPHCQSTSISKAGKSPKGQQRYLCTNSECPKKTFLLHYVKRAWEDGVKETAIDMVLNGSGIRDTGRVLNIHKNTVINAIKKKKRALSTNLNYTQRDSNSNIEIDIELVCEEAEIDEQWSFVGKKVNQRWLWHAIDHSTNTVVAYVLGKRTDEAFKELQTLLEPLGIKKYYTDDWGAYKRNLPPEQHEVGKTNTQKIERKNLNFRTWIKRLARRTICFSKLESMHDTVIGLLINRVEFGIDIHAYH, from the exons ATGCGTCACTCTGTAGATGTTCAATGCCCTCACTGTCAAAGTACTTCAATATCAAAAGCAGGAAAAAGCCCAAAGGGGCAGCAAAGATATTTATGTACCAACTCTGAGTGCCCGAAAAAAACATTCTTACTTCATTATGTTAAGCGTGCTTGGGAAGATGGAGTAAAAGAAACAGCCATTGACATGGTACTTAATGGTAGCGGAATAAGGGATACAGGTAGAGTGTTAAATATACACAAGAATACAGTGATAAACGCCATTAAAAAAAAGAAAAGAGCATTGTCCACG AATCTTAATTACACTCAAAGAGATAGCAACTCAAACATTGAAATCGATATAGAGTTGGTCTGCGAAGAAGCAGAGATCGATGAGCAATGGTCATTTGTAGGTAAAAAGGTTAACCAGAGGTGGCTATGGCATGCCATAGACCATAGTACGAATACAGTTGTAGCTTATGTCTTGGGGAAAAGAACAGACGAGGCTTTCAAAGAGTTACAGACATTGCTCGAGCCACTAGGCATAAAGAAATATTATACCGATGACTGGGGTGCGTATAAGCGAAATTTGCCACCAGAACAGCATGAAGTAGGAAAAACTAATACCCAAAAGATTGAGAGGAAAAACCTCAATTTTAGAACTTGGATTAAAAGATTAGCACGAAGAACGATTTGTTTTTCAAAGTTAGAAAGTATGCACGATACGGTAATAGGTTTGTTAATCAATCGAGTAGAATTTGGGATTGATATTCATGCCTACCACTAA